In Pseudomonas hamedanensis, a single window of DNA contains:
- a CDS encoding glutamine synthetase family protein — MTAEGFLEGRRLQLARGVLLQCIMGGYPPARFYGSDDGDLALVADPVQVHRLPWSDTPRALAICDADELDGGSSSLSTRGQLKAVIARYAARGLAPVVATELEFFVFAPNTDPTQPFRPPVGLDGRREDGQSAFSVSSNNGLRPFFSEVYKCMAALGLPRDTFMHEMGVSQFEINLLHGDPLLLADQTFLFKHLLKEVALKHGLTVVCMAKPLAHTPGSSMHIHQSIVEIASGRNVFTDSYGEPTAMFRHFIGGQQAGLADFTALFAPNVNSYQRLCHPYASPNNACWSHDNRAAGLRIPASSPVARRVENRLPGADANPYLAIAASLAAGLHGIEHALEPTEAIQGEFAVPDNLALPCTLHAALERLKRSPLAGELFGSEFIEGYIASKTMELTSFFDEITPWERRVLAAQA; from the coding sequence ATGACCGCCGAGGGTTTCCTCGAAGGGCGGCGTTTGCAGCTGGCGCGGGGCGTGCTGCTGCAATGCATCATGGGCGGCTATCCGCCGGCGCGGTTCTACGGCAGCGATGACGGCGATCTGGCGCTGGTGGCCGACCCTGTGCAAGTCCATCGCTTGCCGTGGAGCGACACGCCGCGTGCCCTGGCAATCTGCGATGCCGACGAGTTGGACGGAGGGAGCTCCAGCCTGTCGACCCGAGGGCAGCTCAAAGCGGTCATCGCCCGTTACGCCGCGCGCGGGCTGGCGCCGGTGGTGGCGACGGAGCTGGAGTTTTTCGTTTTTGCGCCCAACACCGATCCGACCCAGCCGTTCCGCCCGCCGGTCGGTCTGGATGGGCGTCGCGAGGACGGCCAGTCGGCGTTCAGCGTCAGTTCCAATAACGGTCTGCGGCCGTTCTTCAGTGAAGTCTATAAATGCATGGCAGCCCTCGGCCTGCCGCGCGACACCTTCATGCACGAAATGGGCGTCAGCCAGTTCGAGATCAATCTGCTGCACGGTGATCCGCTGCTGCTGGCCGACCAGACTTTCCTGTTCAAGCATTTGCTCAAAGAGGTCGCGCTCAAGCACGGCCTGACCGTGGTGTGCATGGCCAAACCGCTGGCGCACACGCCGGGCAGTTCGATGCACATTCACCAGAGCATCGTTGAAATCGCCAGCGGCAGGAATGTCTTCACGGACTCGTACGGCGAGCCGACCGCCATGTTCCGCCATTTCATCGGCGGGCAGCAGGCCGGGCTGGCCGATTTCACCGCACTGTTTGCGCCGAACGTGAACTCCTATCAGCGCCTGTGCCATCCCTATGCATCGCCGAACAATGCGTGTTGGTCCCATGACAATCGCGCCGCCGGCTTGCGTATTCCCGCCAGCTCACCGGTTGCTCGTCGGGTCGAAAACCGTTTGCCGGGTGCCGATGCCAACCCCTACCTGGCCATCGCCGCCAGTCTGGCCGCGGGTTTGCATGGTATCGAACACGCGCTGGAGCCGACCGAGGCGATCCAGGGCGAATTCGCCGTGCCGGACAATCTTGCGCTGCCATGTACCTTGCACGCGGCGCTCGAACGTCTGAAACGTAGCCCATTGGCCGGGGAACTGTTCGGATCAGAGTTCATCGAAGGCTACATCGCTTCGAAGACCATGGAGTTGACCAGCTTCTTTGATGAAATCACTCCCTGGGAGCGCCGTGTGCTGGCCGCCCAGGCCTGA
- a CDS encoding tetratricopeptide repeat-containing response regulator has translation MSSYHQKRFLIVDDFSDFRSSVRSMLRELGVKDVDTADTGEQALKMCSQKSYDFILQDFHLGDGKKNGQQVLEDLMSEKLISHEAVFVMVTAETSQAMVLSALEHEPDAYLTKPFNRSGLAQRLERLEQRKTLLKPILQALDRGKPAEVLNACIALCKQDIRYSPLCLRYRADALRDMNQNEALERLYDSIIADRPLPWAFAGLGKLLFKRGQVAQAKAVYEKALKVFPMMPALYDGMADVLVAEGDSKGAQRVLEEAIRLSPLAVRRQALLGKLAMANEDFETASRAYRQAVAQGAQSRFKDPESNLGLAHALISKGSDRGLDTRTRLEINTTLSAVAKENPSDPGLQIRARLMKATSLLLNDAETADKLTEQALMRLDGMEQFMSPEAALLVAKQLQMLGQAEAGTSMLKSCAEIYGDDPAVMKDIAKLTDDPTILSSSNAAADLNRQGVRVYKTGNLVEAREVFRKALKLQPKNISIALNMAQSLLHGTDTSVPSAELEECRACLKTVGLMPDTDARFARYQKLKSKAFGE, from the coding sequence CGACACCGGCGAGCAGGCGCTGAAGATGTGCTCGCAAAAGTCCTACGATTTCATCCTGCAGGATTTCCATCTCGGCGACGGCAAGAAAAACGGCCAGCAAGTGCTTGAAGACCTGATGTCGGAAAAGCTCATCAGCCATGAAGCGGTGTTCGTCATGGTCACCGCCGAGACCAGTCAGGCGATGGTGCTCAGCGCGTTGGAGCATGAGCCGGATGCGTACCTGACCAAGCCGTTCAACCGTTCCGGCCTGGCCCAGCGGCTGGAGCGTCTGGAGCAACGCAAGACGTTGCTCAAACCGATTTTGCAAGCCCTCGATCGCGGCAAGCCGGCCGAGGTGCTCAATGCCTGTATTGCGCTGTGCAAGCAGGACATCCGTTATTCGCCGCTGTGCCTGCGTTACCGCGCCGATGCGTTGCGCGACATGAATCAGAACGAAGCGCTCGAGCGTCTTTACGACAGCATCATTGCCGACCGTCCGCTGCCTTGGGCCTTCGCCGGGCTGGGCAAATTGCTGTTCAAGCGCGGGCAAGTCGCTCAGGCCAAAGCGGTCTATGAAAAGGCTTTGAAAGTCTTTCCGATGATGCCGGCGCTGTACGACGGCATGGCCGATGTGCTGGTCGCCGAAGGTGACAGCAAAGGCGCGCAACGGGTGCTGGAAGAAGCGATTCGTCTGTCGCCGCTGGCGGTCCGGCGTCAGGCGCTGCTGGGCAAACTGGCGATGGCCAACGAAGATTTCGAAACCGCCTCGCGCGCTTATCGTCAGGCCGTGGCGCAGGGTGCGCAATCACGTTTCAAGGATCCGGAAAGCAATCTGGGCCTGGCCCATGCGCTGATCAGCAAGGGCAGTGACCGTGGCCTCGACACGCGCACACGCCTGGAGATCAACACCACCCTCAGCGCGGTGGCCAAAGAGAACCCGAGCGATCCCGGCCTGCAAATTCGCGCGCGCCTGATGAAGGCCACCAGCCTGCTGCTCAACGATGCCGAAACCGCCGACAAACTCACCGAACAAGCGCTGATGCGCCTCGACGGCATGGAACAGTTCATGAGTCCGGAAGCCGCGTTGCTGGTTGCCAAACAATTGCAAATGCTCGGTCAGGCCGAAGCGGGCACTTCCATGCTCAAAAGCTGCGCGGAGATTTATGGCGACGACCCGGCGGTAATGAAAGACATCGCCAAGCTCACCGATGACCCGACGATTCTCAGCTCCAGCAACGCGGCGGCCGACCTCAACCGACAGGGCGTGCGGGTCTACAAGACCGGCAACCTGGTGGAGGCCCGCGAAGTGTTCCGCAAGGCACTGAAGCTGCAACCGAAGAACATCAGCATCGCGTTGAACATGGCCCAGTCGCTGCTGCACGGTACCGACACGAGCGTGCCGTCGGCAGAGCTGGAAGAATGTCGGGCCTGCCTGAAAACGGTCGGCCTGATGCCCGACACCGACGCGCGGTTTGCGCGTTATCAGAAGCTGAAAAGCAAGGCGTTTGGCGAATGA
- a CDS encoding sensor histidine kinase: protein MNHDKQALDFSTVIASTVHDMKNSLAMLMQAHSQWLARLPKELREGSEQGVIDFEFAHLNGMLVQLLGLYKLGVNQMPLQPAYHELDDFIEAQLAAHQDVFASRGIIATYEVDPLSPLGFFDRELIASVLGNCINNAIRYARESLLITVSDEAGQLVLSINDDGDGYPAEMLERQADYVQGINHSSGSTGLGLYFAHRIAALHQRNGVEGRTEISNGGPLGGGVFSLYLP, encoded by the coding sequence ATGAACCACGACAAGCAGGCGCTGGATTTTTCCACGGTGATTGCCTCCACCGTCCACGACATGAAGAACTCTCTGGCGATGCTGATGCAGGCTCACAGCCAGTGGCTGGCGCGCTTGCCCAAGGAGCTGCGCGAAGGCAGCGAGCAGGGCGTGATCGACTTCGAGTTCGCCCACCTCAACGGCATGCTGGTGCAGTTGCTCGGGCTGTACAAGCTGGGCGTCAACCAGATGCCGCTGCAACCGGCCTATCACGAACTCGATGACTTTATCGAAGCGCAACTGGCGGCGCATCAGGACGTCTTCGCCAGCCGCGGCATCATTGCCACTTACGAAGTCGACCCGTTGAGTCCGCTGGGTTTCTTTGACCGCGAACTGATCGCCTCGGTGCTCGGCAATTGCATCAATAACGCGATCCGCTACGCCCGCGAATCGCTGCTGATTACCGTCAGCGACGAGGCGGGGCAACTGGTGCTGAGCATCAACGACGACGGCGACGGTTATCCGGCCGAGATGCTCGAGCGTCAGGCCGATTACGTACAGGGCATCAATCACAGCAGCGGCAGCACTGGCTTGGGGCTGTATTTCGCCCACCGCATCGCAGCCCTGCATCAGCGCAACGGGGTGGAAGGGCGCACCGAAATCAGCAATGGCGGCCCGTTGGGCGGTGGGGTGTTCAGCCTTTATCTGCCGTGA